The following coding sequences lie in one Arachis ipaensis cultivar K30076 chromosome B05, Araip1.1, whole genome shotgun sequence genomic window:
- the LOC107642465 gene encoding glutamate receptor 3.6 isoform X2, with protein MLKVWLLVFIVLSNGFSSTGQDMHNSTVPDVVNIGALFNYNTTFGRTVKIAIRAALEELNANPSILGKTHLNVILQEDSKYRGFLSISEVLQVATKHTVAIIGPQSAVTAHVISHIANELQVPLLSFSALDPTLSSLQFPFFIRTSHSDLYVMTAIADFVDNYGWKDVIALYVDDDSGRNGIEALGDKLAEKRCRISYKAPMSPEPTDEEITNVLVQVALAESRVIVVHVNIFLGSKVFDIAKSLGMMGSGYVWLATTFLSGILEMNTPFPAGFTNNIQGVITFRVYTPDSELKRRFASKWKNLTQGETANGPLGLSALGLYAYDTVYALAHALDAFFKQGNRITFSKDPKLSLLNGDNLGLDTLNIFNEGNLLRRSIYEVNMTGVTGTFRYTSDRDLVNPSYEIINVVGTGFRSIGYWSNYSGLSVDPPEALSSKPVKNSRAGKMLHPVIWPGDTTKKPRGWVFPNNGRLLKIGVPKSISYHEFVSQVPGTDTFEGFCIEVFLAAVNLLPYAVPYKFIPFGDDHSNPSATELVRLITTGEFDGAVGDITITTERTKMVDFTQPYIESGLVVVAPVKKTDSNAWAFLAPFTPMMWAVTAIFFLFVGAVVWILEHRVNDDFRGPPKQQIVTTLWFSFSTMFFSHKENTVSTLGRFVLIIWLFVVLIVNSSYTASLTSILTVQQLSSPIKGIESLVNGKDPIGYTQGSFAKNYLIEEIGINESRLVALNTPEEAANALKKGPHDGGVCAYIDERAYMELFLSTRCDFTVIGQEFTRDGWGFVSLSTRLSVSNRPVNSNS; from the exons ATGCTTAAAGTTTGGTTATTGGTGTTCATTGTTCTCTCCAATGGGTTCTCATCAACTGGGCAAGACATGCACAATTCCACAGTACCTGATGTTGTAAATATTGGGGCTCTCTTCAATTACAATACCACTTTTGGTAGAACTGTAAAAATTGCGATAAGAGCAGCACTCGAAGAACTGAATGCTAATCCATCTATTCTTGGTAAAACACACTTGAATGTCATACTACAAGAAGATTCTAAATACAGAGGTTTTCTGAGCATTTCTGAGG TTTTGCAGGTTGCAACAAAGCATACTGTGGCAATAATTGGTCCCCAGTCTGCTGTAACAGCGCATGTCATATCTCATATTGCCAATGAGCTCCAAGTTCCGCTGCTATCATTTTCGGCTTTAGATCCCACCCTTTCTTCACTTCAGTTCCCATTCTTTATTAGAACTAGTCATAGTGACCTTTATGTGATGACTGCAATAGCAGACTTTGTTGACAACTATGGGTGGAAAGACGTTATTGCTTTGTACGTCGATGATGATAGTGGGAGGAATGGTATTGAAGCTTTAGGTGATAAGCTTGCGGAGAAACGTTGCCGGATCTCATATAAGGCACCTATGAGCCCTGAACCGACCGATGAAGAGATTACAAACGTGCTTGTTCAGGTGGCTTTGGCAGAATCACGGGTTATAGTTGTTCACGTCAACATTTTCTTGGGCAGCAAGGTCTTCGATATTGCAAAGAGTCTTGGGATGATGGGAAGTGGGTATGTCTGGCTAGCCACTACTTTCCTTTCTGGTATACTTGAAATGAATACTCCCTTCCCTGCAGGATTTACAAATAATATTCAAGGTGTTATTACATTTCGTGTATATACACCAGATTCTGAACTCAAAAGAAGGTTTGCTTCTAAATGGAAAAATTTGACTCAAGGGGAGACTGCTAATGGCCCCCTTGGATTAAGTGCTTTAGGTCTCTATGCATATGATACTGTTTATGCACTTGCACATGCACTAGATGCATTTTTCAAACAAGGGAACCGAATTACTTTCTCAAAGGATCCAAAATTATCATTACTTAATGGAGACAACTTGGGTCTTGATACACTGAACATCTTCAATGAAGGAAATCTTTTGCGTAGAAGCATATATGAAGTTAACATGACCGGTGTGACTGGTACATTCAGGTATACATCTGACAGAGACCTTGTAAATCCTTCATATGAAATCATAAATGTGGTTGGAACAGGGTTTAGGAGTATTGGTTATTGGTCCAATTACTCTGGATTATCAGTTGATCCTCCAGAAGCTCTTTCTTCCAAACCAGTCAAAAATTCCAGGGCTGGTAAAATGTTACATCCGGTGATTTGGCCTGGAGATACTACCAAAAAACCTCGTGGTTGGGTTTTTCCAAACAATGGAAGGTTATTGAAAATTGGAGTTCCAAAAAGCATTAGTTACCATGAATTTGTCTCACAAGTACCAGGCACCGATACATTTGAGGGATTCTGCATTGAGGTATTTCTTGCTGCAGTGAATTTGTTACCTTATGCTGTCCCCTATAAGTTTATCCCGTTTGGCGACGACCACAGCAATCCTAGTGCCACTGAACTTGTTCGTCTAATCACAACGGGT GAATTTGATGGTGCTGTTGGTGATATTACAATTACCACAGAAAGAACAAAGATGGTGGATTTTACACAACCTTATATTGAGTCTGGTCTAGTGGTGGTAGCACCAGTTAAGAAGACAGATTCGAATGCTTGGGCATTTTTGGCCCCATTTACGCCAATGATGTGGGCAGTCACAGCTATCTTTTTTCTATTTGTGGGAGCTGTTGTTTGGATATTGGAGCATAGAGTGAATGATGATTTTAGGGGCCCTCCCAAGCAACAAATAGTAACTACTTTATG GTTTAGTTTTTCAACCATGTTCTTTTCACACA AGGAAAATACAGTGAGCACGCTTGGTCGCTTTGTGCTGATTATATGGCTATTTGTAGTTCTTATAGTTAACTCGAGTTACACAGCTAGTCTGACCTCAATCCTCACTGTGCAACAACTTTCTTCACCAATCAAAGGAATTGAAAGTTTAGTGAATGGAAAGGATCCTATTGGCTACACACAAGGTTCTTTtgcaaaaaattatttaattgagGAAATTGGCATTAACGAATCCAGGCTTGTTGCTCTGAACACACCGGAGGAAGCTGCGAATGCACTAAAAAAGGGTCCCCATGATGGTGGTGTCTGTGCATATATTGATGAGCGTGCCTATATGGAGCTCTTCCTTTCAACCCGGTGCGATTTCACTGTTATAGGTCAAGAGTTCACCAGAGATGGTTGGGGATTTGTCA GCCTTTCCACGAGACTCTCCGTTAGCAATAGACCTGTCAACAGCAATTCTTGA
- the LOC107642465 gene encoding glutamate receptor 3.6 isoform X1, translated as MLKVWLLVFIVLSNGFSSTGQDMHNSTVPDVVNIGALFNYNTTFGRTVKIAIRAALEELNANPSILGKTHLNVILQEDSKYRGFLSISEVLQVATKHTVAIIGPQSAVTAHVISHIANELQVPLLSFSALDPTLSSLQFPFFIRTSHSDLYVMTAIADFVDNYGWKDVIALYVDDDSGRNGIEALGDKLAEKRCRISYKAPMSPEPTDEEITNVLVQVALAESRVIVVHVNIFLGSKVFDIAKSLGMMGSGYVWLATTFLSGILEMNTPFPAGFTNNIQGVITFRVYTPDSELKRRFASKWKNLTQGETANGPLGLSALGLYAYDTVYALAHALDAFFKQGNRITFSKDPKLSLLNGDNLGLDTLNIFNEGNLLRRSIYEVNMTGVTGTFRYTSDRDLVNPSYEIINVVGTGFRSIGYWSNYSGLSVDPPEALSSKPVKNSRAGKMLHPVIWPGDTTKKPRGWVFPNNGRLLKIGVPKSISYHEFVSQVPGTDTFEGFCIEVFLAAVNLLPYAVPYKFIPFGDDHSNPSATELVRLITTGEFDGAVGDITITTERTKMVDFTQPYIESGLVVVAPVKKTDSNAWAFLAPFTPMMWAVTAIFFLFVGAVVWILEHRVNDDFRGPPKQQIVTTLWFSFSTMFFSHKENTVSTLGRFVLIIWLFVVLIVNSSYTASLTSILTVQQLSSPIKGIESLVNGKDPIGYTQGSFAKNYLIEEIGINESRLVALNTPEEAANALKKGPHDGGVCAYIDERAYMELFLSTRCDFTVIGQEFTRDGWGFAFPRDSPLAIDLSTAILEMAESGDLQRIHDKWLLRSACLSQGTKLEVERLNLKSFWGLYLICGFACFLALFIYLIQIVRQYIKHSSEEVHPADQSTSSSGSSRLRSFLSFVDEKEETVKHRSKRRQTEMTSCRSSIVGSSISFSSNKDCAHSSPHKSDGGSEA; from the exons ATGCTTAAAGTTTGGTTATTGGTGTTCATTGTTCTCTCCAATGGGTTCTCATCAACTGGGCAAGACATGCACAATTCCACAGTACCTGATGTTGTAAATATTGGGGCTCTCTTCAATTACAATACCACTTTTGGTAGAACTGTAAAAATTGCGATAAGAGCAGCACTCGAAGAACTGAATGCTAATCCATCTATTCTTGGTAAAACACACTTGAATGTCATACTACAAGAAGATTCTAAATACAGAGGTTTTCTGAGCATTTCTGAGG TTTTGCAGGTTGCAACAAAGCATACTGTGGCAATAATTGGTCCCCAGTCTGCTGTAACAGCGCATGTCATATCTCATATTGCCAATGAGCTCCAAGTTCCGCTGCTATCATTTTCGGCTTTAGATCCCACCCTTTCTTCACTTCAGTTCCCATTCTTTATTAGAACTAGTCATAGTGACCTTTATGTGATGACTGCAATAGCAGACTTTGTTGACAACTATGGGTGGAAAGACGTTATTGCTTTGTACGTCGATGATGATAGTGGGAGGAATGGTATTGAAGCTTTAGGTGATAAGCTTGCGGAGAAACGTTGCCGGATCTCATATAAGGCACCTATGAGCCCTGAACCGACCGATGAAGAGATTACAAACGTGCTTGTTCAGGTGGCTTTGGCAGAATCACGGGTTATAGTTGTTCACGTCAACATTTTCTTGGGCAGCAAGGTCTTCGATATTGCAAAGAGTCTTGGGATGATGGGAAGTGGGTATGTCTGGCTAGCCACTACTTTCCTTTCTGGTATACTTGAAATGAATACTCCCTTCCCTGCAGGATTTACAAATAATATTCAAGGTGTTATTACATTTCGTGTATATACACCAGATTCTGAACTCAAAAGAAGGTTTGCTTCTAAATGGAAAAATTTGACTCAAGGGGAGACTGCTAATGGCCCCCTTGGATTAAGTGCTTTAGGTCTCTATGCATATGATACTGTTTATGCACTTGCACATGCACTAGATGCATTTTTCAAACAAGGGAACCGAATTACTTTCTCAAAGGATCCAAAATTATCATTACTTAATGGAGACAACTTGGGTCTTGATACACTGAACATCTTCAATGAAGGAAATCTTTTGCGTAGAAGCATATATGAAGTTAACATGACCGGTGTGACTGGTACATTCAGGTATACATCTGACAGAGACCTTGTAAATCCTTCATATGAAATCATAAATGTGGTTGGAACAGGGTTTAGGAGTATTGGTTATTGGTCCAATTACTCTGGATTATCAGTTGATCCTCCAGAAGCTCTTTCTTCCAAACCAGTCAAAAATTCCAGGGCTGGTAAAATGTTACATCCGGTGATTTGGCCTGGAGATACTACCAAAAAACCTCGTGGTTGGGTTTTTCCAAACAATGGAAGGTTATTGAAAATTGGAGTTCCAAAAAGCATTAGTTACCATGAATTTGTCTCACAAGTACCAGGCACCGATACATTTGAGGGATTCTGCATTGAGGTATTTCTTGCTGCAGTGAATTTGTTACCTTATGCTGTCCCCTATAAGTTTATCCCGTTTGGCGACGACCACAGCAATCCTAGTGCCACTGAACTTGTTCGTCTAATCACAACGGGT GAATTTGATGGTGCTGTTGGTGATATTACAATTACCACAGAAAGAACAAAGATGGTGGATTTTACACAACCTTATATTGAGTCTGGTCTAGTGGTGGTAGCACCAGTTAAGAAGACAGATTCGAATGCTTGGGCATTTTTGGCCCCATTTACGCCAATGATGTGGGCAGTCACAGCTATCTTTTTTCTATTTGTGGGAGCTGTTGTTTGGATATTGGAGCATAGAGTGAATGATGATTTTAGGGGCCCTCCCAAGCAACAAATAGTAACTACTTTATG GTTTAGTTTTTCAACCATGTTCTTTTCACACA AGGAAAATACAGTGAGCACGCTTGGTCGCTTTGTGCTGATTATATGGCTATTTGTAGTTCTTATAGTTAACTCGAGTTACACAGCTAGTCTGACCTCAATCCTCACTGTGCAACAACTTTCTTCACCAATCAAAGGAATTGAAAGTTTAGTGAATGGAAAGGATCCTATTGGCTACACACAAGGTTCTTTtgcaaaaaattatttaattgagGAAATTGGCATTAACGAATCCAGGCTTGTTGCTCTGAACACACCGGAGGAAGCTGCGAATGCACTAAAAAAGGGTCCCCATGATGGTGGTGTCTGTGCATATATTGATGAGCGTGCCTATATGGAGCTCTTCCTTTCAACCCGGTGCGATTTCACTGTTATAGGTCAAGAGTTCACCAGAGATGGTTGGGGATTT GCCTTTCCACGAGACTCTCCGTTAGCAATAGACCTGTCAACAGCAATTCTTGAAATGGCAGAGAGTGGAGACCTACAAAGGATCCACGACAAATGGCTTCTGCGCAGCGCTTGCTTATCACAAGGCACAAAGCTCGAAGTGGAAAGACTAAACCTTAAAAGCTTCTGGGGCCTCTATCTGATCTGTGGCTTTGCCTGCTTCCTTGCTCTCTTCATATATCTCATACAGATAGTTAGGCAGTACATCAAGCACTCCTCAGAGGAAGTTCACCCTGCTGATCAGAGCACGTCGTCATCAGGGTCCTCGCGCCTTCGAAGTTTCCTGTCATTTGTAGACGAAAAGGAAGAGACGGTTAAGCACCGTTCCAAGAGAAGGCAAACAGAGATGACCTCATGCCGAAGCAGCATAGTTGGATCATCCATTAGCTTTAGCTCCAACAAAGACTGTGCTCATTCATCTCCACACAAAAGTGATGGTGGTAGTGAAGCATAA
- the LOC107642465 gene encoding glutamate receptor 3.6 isoform X3: MLKVWLLVFIVLSNGFSSTGQDMHNSTVPDVVNIGALFNYNTTFGRTVKIAIRAALEELNANPSILGKTHLNVILQEDSKYRGFLSISEVLQVATKHTVAIIGPQSAVTAHVISHIANELQVPLLSFSALDPTLSSLQFPFFIRTSHSDLYVMTAIADFVDNYGWKDVIALYVDDDSGRNGIEALGDKLAEKRCRISYKAPMSPEPTDEEITNVLVQVALAESRVIVVHVNIFLGSKVFDIAKSLGMMGSGYVWLATTFLSGILEMNTPFPAGFTNNIQGVITFRVYTPDSELKRRFASKWKNLTQGETANGPLGLSALGLYAYDTVYALAHALDAFFKQGNRITFSKDPKLSLLNGDNLGLDTLNIFNEGNLLRRSIYEVNMTGVTGTFRYTSDRDLVNPSYEIINVVGTGFRSIGYWSNYSGLSVDPPEALSSKPVKNSRAGKMLHPVIWPGDTTKKPRGWVFPNNGRLLKIGVPKSISYHEFVSQVPGTDTFEGFCIEVFLAAVNLLPYAVPYKFIPFGDDHSNPSATELVRLITTGEFDGAVGDITITTERTKMVDFTQPYIESGLVVVAPVKKTDSNAWAFLAPFTPMMWAVTAIFFLFVGAVVWILEHRVNDDFRGPPKQQIVTTLWFSFSTMFFSHKENTVSTLGRFVLIIWLFVVLIVNSSYTASLTSILTVQQLSSPIKGIESLVNGKDPIGYTQGSFAKNYLIEEIGINESRLVALNTPEEAANALKKGPHDGGVCAYIDERAYMELFLSTRPFHETLR; the protein is encoded by the exons ATGCTTAAAGTTTGGTTATTGGTGTTCATTGTTCTCTCCAATGGGTTCTCATCAACTGGGCAAGACATGCACAATTCCACAGTACCTGATGTTGTAAATATTGGGGCTCTCTTCAATTACAATACCACTTTTGGTAGAACTGTAAAAATTGCGATAAGAGCAGCACTCGAAGAACTGAATGCTAATCCATCTATTCTTGGTAAAACACACTTGAATGTCATACTACAAGAAGATTCTAAATACAGAGGTTTTCTGAGCATTTCTGAGG TTTTGCAGGTTGCAACAAAGCATACTGTGGCAATAATTGGTCCCCAGTCTGCTGTAACAGCGCATGTCATATCTCATATTGCCAATGAGCTCCAAGTTCCGCTGCTATCATTTTCGGCTTTAGATCCCACCCTTTCTTCACTTCAGTTCCCATTCTTTATTAGAACTAGTCATAGTGACCTTTATGTGATGACTGCAATAGCAGACTTTGTTGACAACTATGGGTGGAAAGACGTTATTGCTTTGTACGTCGATGATGATAGTGGGAGGAATGGTATTGAAGCTTTAGGTGATAAGCTTGCGGAGAAACGTTGCCGGATCTCATATAAGGCACCTATGAGCCCTGAACCGACCGATGAAGAGATTACAAACGTGCTTGTTCAGGTGGCTTTGGCAGAATCACGGGTTATAGTTGTTCACGTCAACATTTTCTTGGGCAGCAAGGTCTTCGATATTGCAAAGAGTCTTGGGATGATGGGAAGTGGGTATGTCTGGCTAGCCACTACTTTCCTTTCTGGTATACTTGAAATGAATACTCCCTTCCCTGCAGGATTTACAAATAATATTCAAGGTGTTATTACATTTCGTGTATATACACCAGATTCTGAACTCAAAAGAAGGTTTGCTTCTAAATGGAAAAATTTGACTCAAGGGGAGACTGCTAATGGCCCCCTTGGATTAAGTGCTTTAGGTCTCTATGCATATGATACTGTTTATGCACTTGCACATGCACTAGATGCATTTTTCAAACAAGGGAACCGAATTACTTTCTCAAAGGATCCAAAATTATCATTACTTAATGGAGACAACTTGGGTCTTGATACACTGAACATCTTCAATGAAGGAAATCTTTTGCGTAGAAGCATATATGAAGTTAACATGACCGGTGTGACTGGTACATTCAGGTATACATCTGACAGAGACCTTGTAAATCCTTCATATGAAATCATAAATGTGGTTGGAACAGGGTTTAGGAGTATTGGTTATTGGTCCAATTACTCTGGATTATCAGTTGATCCTCCAGAAGCTCTTTCTTCCAAACCAGTCAAAAATTCCAGGGCTGGTAAAATGTTACATCCGGTGATTTGGCCTGGAGATACTACCAAAAAACCTCGTGGTTGGGTTTTTCCAAACAATGGAAGGTTATTGAAAATTGGAGTTCCAAAAAGCATTAGTTACCATGAATTTGTCTCACAAGTACCAGGCACCGATACATTTGAGGGATTCTGCATTGAGGTATTTCTTGCTGCAGTGAATTTGTTACCTTATGCTGTCCCCTATAAGTTTATCCCGTTTGGCGACGACCACAGCAATCCTAGTGCCACTGAACTTGTTCGTCTAATCACAACGGGT GAATTTGATGGTGCTGTTGGTGATATTACAATTACCACAGAAAGAACAAAGATGGTGGATTTTACACAACCTTATATTGAGTCTGGTCTAGTGGTGGTAGCACCAGTTAAGAAGACAGATTCGAATGCTTGGGCATTTTTGGCCCCATTTACGCCAATGATGTGGGCAGTCACAGCTATCTTTTTTCTATTTGTGGGAGCTGTTGTTTGGATATTGGAGCATAGAGTGAATGATGATTTTAGGGGCCCTCCCAAGCAACAAATAGTAACTACTTTATG GTTTAGTTTTTCAACCATGTTCTTTTCACACA AGGAAAATACAGTGAGCACGCTTGGTCGCTTTGTGCTGATTATATGGCTATTTGTAGTTCTTATAGTTAACTCGAGTTACACAGCTAGTCTGACCTCAATCCTCACTGTGCAACAACTTTCTTCACCAATCAAAGGAATTGAAAGTTTAGTGAATGGAAAGGATCCTATTGGCTACACACAAGGTTCTTTtgcaaaaaattatttaattgagGAAATTGGCATTAACGAATCCAGGCTTGTTGCTCTGAACACACCGGAGGAAGCTGCGAATGCACTAAAAAAGGGTCCCCATGATGGTGGTGTCTGTGCATATATTGATGAGCGTGCCTATATGGAGCTCTTCCTTTCAACCCG GCCTTTCCACGAGACTCTCCGTTAG